The Salvelinus sp. IW2-2015 linkage group LG32, ASM291031v2, whole genome shotgun sequence genome includes the window TCCTTCAGACatagattcaatccgtatcgttgAAGATCCGCGCAATAGTACAATCAGAATTGTAAAGGCAATGTTTCAGCGttcgcagagactgcattcacagtagcctacacgctgcatatgtcggctcaaaaGGAAATTACCTTTTAAATTTCAATTGCGCTATAACAAGGATCTTCCACAATCCGGATTGAATAACATTGTAWACAGAGTGCAAAACCATTCTTTTTTTAGGAGACATGAGAATTTTCATAGGAATGACAGGCTTTTCTTTTTGCTTGTTGTTTCAGGAGGCACCCCACATTAATTTGGATGGGAAACTGGCAGACCTTTTGAATGTGACACCGGGAAAGTGTCTGCAGTATGTTGTCATCGAAGGTAAAGTTATTTGTGTGAATGGGTAACATTTCTGAATGTATCACTATGATCATACTATTATGATATTGAGTGAACCCTAATCTCTCTCTCACCTACTTAGTTAGTGTAATTAATGGCTCTatccattttgtgtgtgtgtgtgtgtgtgtgtgtgtgtgtgtgtgtgtgtgtgtaggggcagTGCAGCCTGTGGGGGAGCCTCTAAGGAGTCAGTACCAGGAAGGCAGCGTAGGGGTAGTGCAGAAACTCATGCTGAGGGAACACAAGCTGGTGTGGAACAGCCTGGCCCACACCTGGTAGAAACACTCTTGACTGACACTCCAAATATCATGTGAAAGACTAGTTTAATCTGTATCATCATTTTGTTATCAACTGTAATATGACTAGGAGCGTCTGACATTTAGTCTCAGCAGATATACATCACTAATTATAACCTATCATATCACCACACAAAACACCTTAGtcactgtgcccccccccccctttcctgtgTAGGATGGACAGTGAGCGTGTGCTGCACCAGAGGGTGAATACTGTGCCCTTCAGCCTGGTGGGGTCGGACCAGGCCAACGTGAGGGTGCTGTGTCCCCTGGAGGCCTCGGGGCTGGAGATGGAGATCATCCATGAGAAGTTTCACCAGGCCACCTACGGTTTCACCGACATCGTCGGACAGTACCTCAGTGGAGAGAAGCCCAAAGGCCAGCTGGAGACTGAGGAAATGCTCAAGGTGAGATATAGTTTGGTTTGATCATTTTACCACTGATAAATTACCTCTTACATCTTCAATCCTAAAATTCCACAATAACATCCCCACAACGTTCCATTGTGTTTAGGATGAGGTCACCACTATTGCCCCTGAATAGTGCTCCAAAAAGCATGAATAATCCTGACtagtttgtgtctgtctgtatttccaGGTTGGCGCTACTCTGACAGGTGTAGGCGAGCTCATCCTGGACACGGACCGGGTGRTGAAGCTCCGCCCGCCCACCGACGGCTCGGAGTACTTCCTAAGCACAGCAGACTTTGAGACCCTGCGGCTGGAGCAGGAAGACCAGGCGGTGGTCTGGCGGGTCCTGGCCTCTGTGTTCGCCCTGGCCGGGGCCGCCGTCCTCCTCTGGGTGGGCTGCCGCTACTACCGCAGCCTGATGGTCTGCTGGGAACAGGAACGTCTGAAGAGGGAGTTTGAGAGACTGGGGTCTGGGGCTACACAACAGGGGTCTAGGGAGCAGGAGACGCCCCTGGAGAATGACTGTGTGATCTGCCTGACCCAGCTCCGTAGCTGTGTGCTACTGGACTGTGGGCACGTGTGCTGCTGCTACAGCTGCTACCAGGCCCTGCCTCAGCCCATCTGCCCCATATGCCGGCAGGCCATCAACAGGGTGGTGCCCCTCTACCAGGCATGAAGCCCAGCCAGGGAgaacaaatcaaaatcacattttatttgtctcaaacacatgtttagcagatgttattgcgggtgtagcgaaatgcttgtgttcgtagctccaacagtgcagtaatatctaacaattcacaacaatacacacacatctaaaagtaaagaaTGGatttaaggaatatataaatattaggatgagcaacgTCGGAGTTGcatagactaaatacagtagaatagaatacagttgaagtcggaagtttacatacaccttagccaaatacatttaaactcagtttttcacaattcctgacatttaatcctagtaaaaattccctgttttaggtcagttaggatcaccactttattttaagaatgtgaagaattatttatttcagccttttatttctttaatcacattcccagtgggtcagaagtttatatacactcaattagtatttggtagcattgcctttaaattgtataacttgggtcaaacgtttcaggtagcctttcacaagcttcccacaataagttgggtgaattttggcccattcctcctgacagagctggtgtaactgagtcaggtttgtaggcctccttgcttgcacacgctttttcagttctacccacaaattttctaagggattgaggtcagggRTTTgcgatggccattccaataccttgactttgttgtccttaagccattttaccacaacttcggaagaatgcttggggtcattgtccatttggaaaacccatttgtgaccaatctttaacttcctgactgatgtcttgagatgttgcttcaatatatccacaaagtTTTCCTTcgtcatgaagccatctattttgtgaagtgcacctgtccctcctgcagcaaagcacccccacaacatgatgctgccacccccatgcttcacggttgggatggtgttcttcggcttgcaatgctccccctttttcctccaaacataacgatggtcattatggccaaacagttctatttttgttttcctcagaccagaggacatttctcaaaaaagtacaatctttgtccccatgtgcagttgcaaaccgtagtctggctttttttgggcggttttggagcattggcttgctgagcagcctttcacgttattcaatataggactcattttactgtggatatagatacttttgtactgtttcctccaacatcttcacaaggtcctttgctgttgttctggggttgatttgcactcttcacaccaaagtacgttcatctctaggagacagaacacatctccttcctgagcggtatgatggctacgtggtcccatggtgtttatacttgcatactattgtttgtacagatgaacgtggtaccttcaggcgtttggaaattgctcccaaggatgaaccagacttgtggatgtctacaatttgttttctgaggctttgtctgatttctttagattttcccatgatgtcaagcaaagaggcactgagtttgaaggtaggccttgaaatgcatccacaggtacacctccaattgactcaaattatgtcaattagcctatcagatgcttttaaagccatgacatcattttcgggaattttccaagctgtttaaaggcacagtcaacttagtgtatgtaacttctgacccactggaattgtgatcaagtgaattataagtgaaataatctgtctttaaacaattgttggaaaaatacttgtcatgcacaaagtagatgtcctaaccgacttgccaaaactatagtttgttaacaagaaatttgtggagtggttgaaaaacaagtttttaatgactttaagcttccgacttcaattgtacatatgagatgagtaaagcaaaaatatgtaacattattaaagtgactagtgttctattattaaagtggccagtgatttcaattctatgtatatggggcagcagcctctaaggtgcagggttatgtaaccgggtggaagtcgcctagtgatggctatttaacagtctgatggccttgagatggaagctggcgcacacccagattttttgttgttgtgggaggtgctgactaacggcgaataactATAAAAATAGAGTCGCAccctccatatataaactcccagtcatttattgggtaaatcaccaatgTTTCGGCATCACTTCTTCaggaagaaggcacagtgatgccgaaacgttggtcaTCAGAACAGACATTGTGTCCGATGGATGGTATAGTTGGGGGGTGTTGTTATCTGGTGATAGAATGGAGATTGGCTGTAACTAAGCCCTAATGAAGATTTGTCTCtacagagaggtggagggaaagaGCGATGGAAGgataactgtgctgtgatgtcaaCACAATGGGCACCCTAAAAATATACCTCTGGAGAGCTGAGGAGAGGCCTAACACACCCGACGAGTTAGACCCTAACACACCCTGACGAGTTGGACCCTAACACACCCTGACGAGTTGGACCCTAACACACCCTGACTAGCCTGACACTAACACACCCTGATTAGTTGACCCTAACACACCCTGACTAGTTAGACCCTAACACACCCTGACTAGTGGGACCCTAAACAACCCTGACTAGTGGACCCTACACAACCCTGACTAGTTGACCCTAACACACCCGACGAGTTAGACCCTAACACACCCTGACGAGTTGGACCCTAACACACCCTGACTAGTGGGACCCTAACACACCCTGACTGTGGGACCCCAACACACCCTGACTAGTGGGCCCTAACACTCCCTGACTAGTGGAACCCTAACAGTCCCTGACTAGTGGGACCCCAACACACCCTGACTAGTTGGACCCTAACACACCCTGACTAGTGGGACCCTAACACACCCTGACTAGTGGGACGCCTAACACACCCTAACTAGTTAGACCTAACACACCCTGACTAGCTAGACCTAAACACACCCTGACTAGCTAGACACTAACACACCCTGACTAGCTAGACCCTAACACACCCTGATAGCTAGACCTAACACCCCTGACTAGTAGACCCTAACACACCCTGACTAGTAGACCCTAACACACCCTGACTAGTTAGACCCTAACACACCCTGACTAGTTAGACCCTAACACACCCTGACTAGTTAGACCCTAACACACCCTGACTAGTTAGACCCTAACACACCCTGACTAGTGACCCTAAACACACCCTGACTAGCTAGACCTAACACACCCTGACTAGCTAGACCTAACCACCCCCTGACTAGCTAGACCTTAACACACCCTGACTAGTTAGACCCTAACACACCCTGACTAGTTAGACCCTAACACACCCTGACTAGTTAGACCCTAACACCCTGACTAGTTGACCCTACACACCCCTGACTAGTTGGACCTAACACACCCTAACTAGCTAGACCCTAACACACCCTGACTAGTTAGACCCTAACACACCCTGACTAGTAGGGACCCTAACACACCCTGACTAGTTAGACCCTAACACACCCTCAGCTAGCTAGACAGAGCAGGACACACACAACAATAACATCTAGTCCCATAAACCCTCACAAAGGACACTGCAAAATCAGCTCTATTgagtctgtcagagagagagagaccaaccctTGACCTACCAGACAAACTGTATTTATTATCCTGGACTAAAAGGGTTCTTGGCATTCTTTTTAAACAGAGCCTATCTGTAGCTGATGGTATGTACAAAATTAGAATCTGAGGTTtgtgaaatatatacagtatgtatttctgaAGCTAACAGCTGTTCTGTAGAGTTTTGTTTGGAATAGTAAATGCGTGTTTATAGACACTGGGGAATGCAGTTTCCTCTTCAGTGTGCATATGTACAGAGATGGATGTTTATTTTCTTACTAATATTGCTTGCTTTGTGCCTTCATTGGTTAATATGAATCATTGCTGCTGTAAGGAGTGACTGTATAAATTATCTGATTACATGGAATTTGTGATGATAACCCAatttggaatatatatatatacagtactagtcaaacgtTTGGATGCCTACtgtactcattccaggtttttattttattttattactattttctaccttttATAACAGtaatgaagacatcacaactatgaaaaaacacacatggaatcatgtagtaaccaaaaaagtgttaaacaaatccaaatatatttaatgtttgagattcttcaaagtagccaccctttgccttgatgacagctttgcacactcggcattctctcaaccagcttcatgaggtagtcacctggaatacatttcaattaaccggTGTGCCMRcttaaagttaatttgtggaatttctttccttaatgcgtttgagccaatcagttgtgttgtgacatggtaggggtggtatacagaagatagccctatttggtaaaagaccaagtccatattatggcaagaacagctcaaataagagaaacaacagtccatNNNNNNNNNNNNNNNNNNNNNNNNNNNNNNNNNNNNNNNNNNNNNNNNNNNNNNNNNNNNNNNNNNNNNNNNNNNNNNNNNNNNNNNNNNNNNNNNNNNNNNNNNNNNNNNNNNNNNNNNNNNNNNNNNNNNNNNNNNNNNNNNNNNNNNNNNNNNNNNNNNNNNNNNNNNNNNNNNNNNNNNNNNNNNNNNNNNNNNNNNNNNNNNNNNNNNNNNNNNNNNNNNNNNNNNNNNNNNNNNNNNNNNNNNNNNNNNNNNNNNNNNNNNNNNNNNNNNNNNNNNNNNNNNNNNNNNNNNNNNNNNNNNNNNNNNNNNNNNNNNNNNNNNNNNNNNNNNNNNNNNNNNNNNNNNNNNNNNNNNNNNNNNNNNNNNNNNNNNNNNNNNNNNNNNNNNNNNNNNNNNNNNNNNNNNNNNNNNNNNNNNNNNNNNNNNNNNNNNNNNNNNNNNNNNNNNNNNNNNNNNNNNNNNNNNNNNNNNNNNNNNNNNNNNNNNNNNNNNNNNNNNNNNNNNNNNNNNNNNNNNNNNNNNNNNNNNNNNNNNNNNNNNNNNNNNNNNNNNNNNNNNNNNNNNNNNNNNNNNNNNNNNNNNNNNNNNNN containing:
- the mul2 gene encoding mitochondrial ubiquitin ligase activator of nfkb 1-A isoform X2; translated protein: MEEFPVRTVEGLCLGTSLAISGLFFYIYRKKRKSVDKLNEAPHINLDGKLADLLNVTPGKCLQYVVIEGAVQPVGEPLRSQYQEGSVGVVQKLMLREHKLVWNSLAHTWMDSERVLHQRVNTVPFSLVGSDQANVRVLCPLEASGLEMEIIHEKFHQATYGFTDIVGQYLSGEKPKGQLETEEMLKVGATLTGVGELILDTDRVXKLRPPTDGSEYFLSTADFETLRLEQEDQAVVWRVLASVFALAGAAVLLWVGCRYYRSLMVCWEQERLKREFERLGSGATQQGSREQETPLENDCVICLTQLRSCVLLDCGHVCCCYSCYQALPQPICPICRQAINRVVPLYQA
- the mul2 gene encoding mitochondrial ubiquitin ligase activator of nfkb 1-A isoform X1, translating into MFGSLFLYCSPITREVRRDSVESLLGGMEEFPVRTVEGLCLGTSLAISGLFFYIYRKKRKSVDKLNEAPHINLDGKLADLLNVTPGKCLQYVVIEGAVQPVGEPLRSQYQEGSVGVVQKLMLREHKLVWNSLAHTWMDSERVLHQRVNTVPFSLVGSDQANVRVLCPLEASGLEMEIIHEKFHQATYGFTDIVGQYLSGEKPKGQLETEEMLKVGATLTGVGELILDTDRVXKLRPPTDGSEYFLSTADFETLRLEQEDQAVVWRVLASVFALAGAAVLLWVGCRYYRSLMVCWEQERLKREFERLGSGATQQGSREQETPLENDCVICLTQLRSCVLLDCGHVCCCYSCYQALPQPICPICRQAINRVVPLYQA